Proteins from one Podospora pseudoanserina strain CBS 124.78 chromosome 1, whole genome shotgun sequence genomic window:
- a CDS encoding hypothetical protein (EggNog:ENOG503PHZ0), whose translation MRLSTLLLASLTSLATANFDLYLGHQVFGVDGGAHFFHGWYIFDNDPSINDVFAYGPYLSQDDVSGRTTGVRCVGSGCYGGAATDINVLEMHFSNNPLYHWTIYKDRGHPYKMYGLDGRTYGECILFPGVNFHHSRFVETRSGVRKFRCLTQFTAAQIRAADR comes from the exons atgcgcctctccaccctcctcctcgcttcCCTAACCAGCCTAGCCACCGCAAACTTCGACCTCTACCTAGGCCACCAAGTCTTCGGCGTCGATGGCGGCGCCCACTTCTTCCACGGCTGGTACATCTTCGACAACGACCCCAGCATCAACGAC GTCTTCGCCTACGGCCCCTACCTCTCCCAAGACGACGTCTCTGGCCGCACGACCGGCGTGCGATGTGTCGGCAGCGGCTGCTACGGCGGTGCCGCCACTGACATCAACGTCCTCGAGATGCATTTCAGCAACAATCCCCTTTACCACTGGA CCATCTACAAAGACAGAGGCCACCCCTACAAAATGTACGGCCTCGACGGCAGAACCTACGGGGAGTGCATCCTCTTTCCCGGTGTCAACTTCCACCATTCGAGGTTCGTCGAGACCCGGAGCGGCGTCCGCAAGTTTCGCTGTTTGACGCAGTTTACTGCTGCGCAGATCAGGGCTgcagataggtag
- a CDS encoding hypothetical protein (EggNog:ENOG503NX2I; COG:S), with amino-acid sequence MRIAHVYYTHTDLDKAREFLANFGFTVTDDRGNKVYYKGYGTEPFVYSTTKGAENEFSGAGFVVKSMADLELAAKTLPKATPVHDSDTPSGGKRITFRDPVDDFPFYLVYRKTPVEKSAYLPELKYNFPENKYRAPNGKDVSTFLYLDRGIE; translated from the exons ATGCGTATCGCGCATGTGTACTATACCCATACCGATCTCGATAAAGCACGCGAGTTTTTAGCTAACTTCGGCTTTACAGTAACGGACGATAGAGGTAACAAAGTATACTACAAAGGTTACGGCACCGAGCCTTTCGTATACAGTACTACCAAAGGCGCGGAAAATGAGTTTAGTGGTGCCGGCTTCGTTGTTAAGTCTATGGCGGACTTAGAGTTAGCCGCTAAGACTCTTCCTAAGGCGACTCCCGTCCACGACTCGGATACGCCTAGTGGCGGCAAGCGTATAACATTTAGAGATCCTGTGGATGACTTCCCCTTTTACCTAGTGTATAGGAAAACCCCCGTCGAGAAGTCAGCGTACCTGCCCGAGCTAAAGTACAACTTTCCCGAGAATAAATACCGGGCC CCGAACGGAAAGGACGTGTCTACTTTCTTGTATCTGGATAGAGGGATAGAGTAG
- a CDS encoding hypothetical protein (EggNog:ENOG503NUAW; COG:U) — protein sequence MTGLKALDWSGSLLTIGSALMILLALDFGNVVLAWSSLTVINLIVFGVLSLLLFFINEWKLAPNPIFPARLFPNLSTIAAYGVFSFDSFVFIGLAYYLPLYSQSVLGANALTSGVHLVPLIVSCSLSAAFTGVAIQKTGRYLPVMYAAQVFLMIGVGLFVSLDFEERDNLGKLFGYEILAGVGVGLNIKGPILAAQAAASELDTAAVIAAMGFARSMATAVSVVVGGVIFQNGMDGRNGGLVEKLGEDIAGWFRGGEAAGSIERIGLHVEEEQMVVRAAYFESLRLVWIMYVAFAGLATVLTLLVRGQRLSQEHKEVVLGVERSRGTQAQPGVELESVPEGRPGERNVVEIRQMNLRVSDE from the exons ATGACGGGACTCAAAGCCCTCGACTGGTCCGGATCCCTTCTAACTATCGGTAGCGCCCTCATGAtccttctcgccctcgacTTTGGAAATGTAGTCCTGGCCTGGTCCTCACTTACAGTCATTAACCTCATCGTCTTTGGCGTCCTGAGTCTGCTCCTCTTCTTTATCAATGAGTGGAAGTTGGCACCCAATCCCATATTCCCCGCAAGGCTATTCCCCAATCTCTCCACTATCGCTGCGTACGGCgttttttccttcgactcGTTCGTCTTCATTGGACTGGCCTACTACCTCCCCCTCTACTCCCAGTCTGTCCTCGGAGCCAACGCGCTAACATCAGGAGTCCACCTTGTCCCATTGATCGTGTCATGCTCGCTGTCGGCGGCTTTTACTGGCGTGGCTATCCAGAAGACGGGGAGGTATCTCCCTGTCATGTACGCCGCGCAAGTGTTCCTCATGATTGGGGTTGGATTATTCGTCAGTCTCGACTTTGAAGAGCGAGACAACCTCGGGAAGTTGTTCGGGTACGAGATTTTggctggggtgggggtgggtttgaaCATTAAGGGCCCGATTCTGGCTGCTCAGGCGGCAGCGAGCGAGCTGGatacggcggcggtgattGCGGCGATGGGGTTTGCGAGGTCGATGGCGACTGCGGTGTCGGTTGTCGTGGGAGGTGTTATTTTTCAgaatgggatggatgggaggaacggtgggttggttgagaAATTGGGAGAGGACATCGCGGGTTGGTTTAGGGGTGGAGAGGCGGCTGGGAGTATTGAGAGGATTGGGCTGCATGTCGAGGAAGAACAGATGGTTGTGAGGGCCGCGTATTTTGAGTCGCTGAGGTTGGTTTGGATTATG TATGTCGCGTTTGCTGGCCTTGCCACCGTTCTCACTTTGCTGGTTCGAGGGCAAAGGTTGAGCCAGGAACacaaggaggtggtgttgggagtgGAAAGAAGTCGTGGAACACAGGCACAGCCTGGGGTAGAACTGGAGTCTGTGCCCGAAGGCAGACCAGGTGAGAGAAATGTGGTGGAAATCAGGCAGATGAACTTGCGGGTATCGGATGAGTGA